The following are from one region of the Nocardioides marmotae genome:
- a CDS encoding pyridoxal phosphate-dependent aminotransferase: MSSQSASGTSPSPRERRVSQRIGAIAESATLKVDAKAKALKAEGRPVIGFGAGEPDFPTPDYIVEAAVEACRDPRNHRYTPAGGLPELKKAIAEKTRRDSGLEVDPAQVLVTNGGKQAIYEAFAVMLDPGDEVIVPAPYWTTYPESIQLAGGVPVEVLADETQDYKVTVEQLEAARTERTKVLLFVSPSNPTGAVYTSEEIRAIGAWAEEHGLWVLTDEIYEHLVYDGVETGSLPVLCPGLVDQTVVVNGVAKTYAMTGWRVGWMIAPKDLVKAAANLQSHATSNVANVSQRAALAAIEGDLAAVEEMKQAFDRRRRTIVSMLNEIDGVVCPMPTGAFYAYPSVKGLLGKEHDGKVIDTSVDLAEYILEKAEVAVVPGEAFGSPGYLRLSYALGDEDLVEGVSRLQKLFG, translated from the coding sequence ATGAGCTCCCAGTCCGCATCCGGCACCTCCCCCAGCCCCCGCGAGCGGCGCGTCTCGCAGCGCATCGGCGCGATCGCCGAGTCCGCGACGCTGAAGGTCGACGCCAAGGCCAAGGCGCTGAAGGCCGAGGGCCGTCCGGTGATCGGCTTCGGCGCCGGCGAGCCGGACTTCCCGACGCCCGACTACATCGTCGAGGCGGCCGTCGAGGCCTGCCGGGACCCCAGGAACCACCGCTACACCCCGGCCGGCGGCCTGCCGGAGCTGAAGAAGGCGATCGCGGAGAAGACCCGCCGCGACAGCGGCCTCGAGGTCGACCCGGCCCAGGTGCTGGTCACCAACGGCGGCAAGCAGGCGATCTACGAGGCGTTCGCCGTGATGCTCGACCCGGGCGACGAGGTCATCGTCCCGGCGCCGTACTGGACCACCTACCCCGAGTCGATCCAGCTGGCCGGCGGCGTGCCCGTCGAGGTCCTGGCCGATGAGACCCAGGACTACAAGGTCACCGTCGAGCAGCTCGAGGCGGCGCGGACCGAGCGCACCAAGGTGCTGCTGTTCGTCTCCCCCTCCAACCCGACCGGCGCGGTCTACACCTCCGAGGAGATCCGCGCGATCGGTGCCTGGGCCGAGGAGCACGGGCTGTGGGTGCTGACCGACGAGATCTACGAGCACCTCGTGTACGACGGCGTCGAGACCGGCTCGCTGCCGGTGCTGTGCCCCGGTCTGGTCGACCAGACCGTCGTGGTCAACGGCGTCGCGAAGACCTATGCGATGACCGGCTGGCGGGTCGGCTGGATGATCGCCCCGAAGGACCTGGTCAAGGCCGCCGCCAACCTGCAGTCCCACGCGACGTCCAACGTCGCCAACGTCTCCCAGCGGGCCGCGCTCGCCGCGATCGAGGGCGACCTGGCGGCCGTGGAGGAGATGAAGCAGGCCTTCGACCGCCGCCGCCGGACCATCGTGTCGATGCTCAACGAGATCGACGGCGTGGTCTGCCCGATGCCGACCGGCGCGTTCTACGCCTACCCCTCGGTCAAGGGCCTGCTCGGCAAGGAGCACGACGGGAAGGTCATCGACACCTCGGTCGACCTCGCGGAGTACATCCTGGAGAAGGCCGAGGTCGCCGTGGTGCCCGGTGAGGCGTTCGGCTCCCCCGGCTACCTCCGGCTGTCCTACGCACTCGGCGACGAGGACCTCGTCGAGGGCGTCTCGCGACTGCAGAAGCTCTTCGGTTGA
- the secE gene encoding preprotein translocase subunit SecE — protein sequence MSDSNAVQGTRDGKADKPRTGPATFYRQVVAELRKVVYPTQEQLVTYFLVVLVFVLFMMAIVSLLDLGFGQLAFEVFAGGGDQ from the coding sequence GTGTCGGACAGCAATGCGGTCCAGGGGACACGTGACGGCAAGGCGGACAAGCCCCGCACGGGGCCTGCGACGTTCTACCGCCAGGTCGTCGCCGAGCTCCGCAAGGTCGTCTACCCGACCCAGGAGCAGCTGGTCACCTACTTCCTGGTCGTCCTGGTCTTCGTCCTCTTCATGATGGCGATCGTCTCGCTCCTCGACCTCGGCTTCGGCCAGCTGGCGTTCGAGGTCTTCGCGGGCGGCGGCGACCAGTGA
- the nusG gene encoding transcription termination/antitermination protein NusG, with translation MEHHVSEQYDETEPTPTADEPSLEDVFGQPDEGAEVELDPSLDTEVTDEDTDEAMGLDTDLPTAEDREIDRALEGEDLDADGEEPAEAAEEPAEDDPLEAFRRELWAKPGDWFVVHTYSGMENRVKSNLENRIISLNMEDYIHEIVVPTEEVAEIKNGQRKMVKRTVLPGYVLVRMDLTDESWAAVRHTPSVTGFVGHSHQPVPLSMSEVENMLAPAVVARAEAEAAAAGTAAPASAGATTAKKPVEVADFDVSDSVMVVDGPFATLHATITEINAESQRVKALVEIFGRETPVELSFSQIQRV, from the coding sequence ATGGAGCACCACGTGTCGGAGCAGTACGACGAGACCGAGCCGACCCCGACGGCGGACGAGCCGTCGCTGGAGGACGTCTTCGGCCAGCCCGACGAGGGTGCCGAGGTCGAGCTCGACCCGTCCCTCGACACCGAGGTGACCGACGAGGACACCGACGAGGCCATGGGCCTCGACACCGACCTCCCCACCGCCGAGGACCGCGAGATCGACCGCGCCCTCGAGGGCGAGGACCTCGACGCGGACGGCGAGGAGCCCGCCGAGGCTGCCGAGGAGCCCGCCGAGGACGACCCGCTCGAGGCGTTCCGCCGCGAGCTGTGGGCCAAGCCCGGTGACTGGTTCGTCGTGCACACCTACTCCGGCATGGAGAACCGGGTGAAGTCGAACCTGGAGAACCGCATCATCTCCTTGAACATGGAGGACTACATCCACGAGATCGTGGTCCCCACCGAGGAGGTCGCGGAGATCAAGAACGGCCAGCGCAAGATGGTCAAGCGGACCGTCCTGCCCGGCTACGTCCTCGTCCGCATGGACCTCACCGACGAGTCCTGGGCCGCCGTCCGGCACACCCCGTCGGTGACCGGCTTCGTCGGCCACAGCCACCAGCCCGTGCCGCTGAGCATGAGCGAGGTCGAGAACATGCTGGCCCCGGCCGTCGTCGCCCGCGCCGAGGCCGAGGCGGCCGCCGCCGGCACCGCGGCCCCGGCCTCCGCCGGAGCCACCACCGCGAAGAAGCCGGTCGAGGTCGCGGACTTCGACGTCTCCGACTCGGTCATGGTGGTCGACGGTCCGTTCGCGACGCTGCACGCCACGATCACCGAGATCAACGCCGAGTCCCAGCGCGTCAAGGCGCTCGTGGAGATCTTCGGCCGCGAGACCCCGGTCGAGCTGTCCTTCAGCCAGATCCAGCGCGTCTGA
- the rplK gene encoding 50S ribosomal protein L11 produces the protein MPPKKKIAALVKVQLQAGAATPAPPVGTALGPHGVNIMEFCKAYNAQTESMRGNVVPVEITIYEDRSFTFVTKTPPAAELIKKAAGLQKGSGVPHKEKVGKLTKDQVREIAQTKLPDLNANDIDAAMKIVEGTARSMGVTTD, from the coding sequence ATGCCTCCCAAGAAGAAGATCGCTGCGCTGGTCAAGGTGCAGCTGCAGGCCGGTGCCGCGACGCCGGCCCCGCCGGTCGGTACCGCCCTCGGTCCGCACGGCGTGAACATCATGGAGTTCTGCAAGGCGTACAACGCCCAGACGGAGTCCATGCGCGGCAACGTCGTCCCCGTCGAGATCACCATCTACGAGGACCGGTCCTTCACCTTCGTCACGAAGACCCCGCCGGCCGCCGAGCTGATCAAGAAGGCCGCCGGCCTGCAGAAGGGCTCGGGCGTCCCGCACAAGGAGAAGGTCGGCAAGCTGACCAAGGACCAGGTCCGCGAGATCGCGCAGACCAAGCTGCCCGACCTCAACGCCAACGACATCGACGCGGCCATGAAGATCGTCGAGGGCACCGCCCGCTCCATGGGCGTCACCACCGACTGA
- the rplA gene encoding 50S ribosomal protein L1 produces MQRSKSYRAAAETFDKDELHAPLQAIKIAKSTSKKKFDETVDVVMRLGVDPRKADQMVRGTVNLPHGTGKTARVLVFANGDKAEAAREAGADIVGGDELIEKVSGGWLDFDAVVATPDMMGKVGRLGRVLGPRGLMPNPKTGTVTPDVAKAVTDIKGGKIEFRVDRHANLHFIIGKASFSEAQLAENYAAALEEVLRLKPASSKGRYVKKVTVSTTMGPGIQVDPNRTKNVAEEDEGASA; encoded by the coding sequence ATGCAGCGCAGCAAGAGCTACCGCGCGGCGGCCGAGACGTTCGACAAGGACGAGCTCCACGCCCCGCTCCAGGCGATCAAGATCGCCAAGTCGACCTCGAAGAAGAAGTTCGACGAGACCGTCGACGTGGTCATGCGCCTCGGCGTCGACCCCCGCAAGGCCGACCAGATGGTCCGCGGCACCGTCAACCTGCCCCACGGCACCGGCAAGACCGCCCGCGTCCTGGTGTTCGCGAACGGTGACAAGGCCGAGGCCGCCCGTGAGGCCGGCGCCGACATCGTCGGTGGCGACGAGCTGATCGAGAAGGTCTCCGGCGGCTGGCTGGACTTCGACGCCGTCGTCGCGACCCCGGACATGATGGGCAAGGTCGGTCGCCTCGGCCGTGTGCTCGGCCCCCGCGGCCTCATGCCGAACCCGAAGACCGGCACCGTGACGCCGGACGTGGCCAAGGCCGTGACCGACATCAAGGGCGGAAAGATCGAGTTCCGCGTCGACCGCCACGCCAACCTGCACTTCATCATCGGCAAGGCGTCCTTCTCCGAGGCCCAGCTCGCGGAGAACTACGCCGCCGCGCTGGAGGAGGTCCTCCGACTGAAGCCGGCCAGCTCCAAGGGTCGCTACGTCAAGAAGGTCACCGTCTCCACGACGATGGGCCCTGGCATCCAGGTGGACCCGAACCGCACCAAGAACGTCGCGGAGGAGGACGAGGGCGCCTCGGCCTGA
- the rplJ gene encoding 50S ribosomal protein L10, with translation MARADKQAAVAEIVESFNESAGAVLTEYRGLTVKQLQDLRRSLGENANYAVVKNTLAKIAATEVGIEGFDDLLTGPTAIAFINGDVVEAAKGLRDFAKANPTLVIKGGVLDGKPLDASEIAKLADLESREVLLGKLAGAMLASLSQAVYLLNAPLAQAARLAGALQAKAEEDPSILAGGAGAPAAAEEAPAAEAEAPAADEAAPADDAVTEA, from the coding sequence ATGGCGCGGGCAGACAAGCAGGCAGCCGTCGCGGAGATCGTTGAGTCCTTCAACGAGTCCGCCGGTGCTGTGCTGACCGAGTACCGCGGTCTCACCGTGAAGCAGCTGCAGGACCTGCGGCGCTCCCTCGGCGAGAACGCCAACTACGCCGTGGTCAAGAACACGCTGGCCAAGATCGCCGCCACCGAGGTGGGCATCGAAGGCTTCGACGACCTGCTGACCGGTCCGACCGCCATCGCCTTCATCAACGGCGACGTGGTCGAGGCGGCCAAGGGTCTGCGTGACTTTGCCAAGGCCAACCCCACCCTGGTCATCAAGGGTGGCGTCCTGGACGGCAAGCCCCTCGACGCCTCGGAGATCGCCAAGCTGGCGGACCTCGAGTCCCGTGAGGTGCTCCTGGGCAAGCTGGCCGGCGCGATGCTCGCGTCGCTCAGCCAGGCCGTCTACCTCCTCAACGCCCCCCTCGCCCAGGCCGCCCGTCTCGCGGGTGCGCTCCAGGCGAAGGCCGAGGAGGACCCCTCGATCCTCGCAGGTGGTGCCGGCGCGCCGGCCGCCGCCGAGGAGGCCCCGGCTGCCGAGGCGGAGGCTCCGGCCGCCGACGAGGCCGCCCCGGCCGACGATGCAGTCACCGAAGCCTGA
- the rplL gene encoding 50S ribosomal protein L7/L12 gives MAKLTTDELLDAFKEMTLIELSEFVKQFEDTFGVTAAAPVAVAAAPAAGGAAGAEEAAAQDEFDVVLEAAGDKKINVIKEVRALTSLGLKEAKELVESAPKAILEKVDKAAAEKAKEALEGAGATVTLK, from the coding sequence ATGGCGAAGCTCACCACCGACGAGCTCCTCGACGCGTTCAAGGAGATGACCCTCATCGAGCTCTCTGAGTTCGTGAAGCAGTTCGAGGACACCTTCGGCGTCACCGCGGCCGCCCCGGTCGCCGTGGCCGCCGCCCCCGCCGCCGGCGGCGCCGCCGGCGCCGAGGAGGCCGCTGCCCAGGACGAGTTCGACGTCGTCCTCGAGGCCGCTGGTGACAAGAAGATCAACGTCATCAAGGAGGTCCGCGCCCTGACCTCGCTCGGCCTGAAGGAGGCCAAGGAGCTCGTCGAGTCGGCTCCCAAGGCCATCCTCGAGAAGGTCGACAAGGCTGCCGCGGAGAAGGCCAAGGAGGCCCTCGAGGGCGCCGGCGCCACCGTCACCCTCAAGTGA
- a CDS encoding ABC transporter ATP-binding protein translates to MGVEIKVDDLSKSFGKQLIWGDVTLTVPAGEICVMLGPSGTGKSVFLKTLIGLLKPDKGSVIIEGTDIASCSEKELYEIRKLFGVLFQDGAMFGSMNLYDNVAFPLREHTKKSESEVRSIVMEKMDLVGLIGAEDKLPGEISGGMRKRAGLARALVLDPEIVLFDEPDSGLDPVRTSFLNQLIVDLNAQIDATFLIVTHDINTARTVPDNIGLLYHRHLAMFGPREMLLSSEEPVVRQFLNAQRVGPIGMSEEKDADELAAEADQELPPLPPIPMQLEPSNGIPRRSQREPGAWCRENGITPPPGSFEENMTMTTGA, encoded by the coding sequence ATGGGCGTGGAGATCAAGGTCGATGACCTCAGCAAGTCCTTCGGCAAGCAGCTGATCTGGGGCGACGTCACCCTCACCGTCCCGGCGGGCGAGATCTGCGTGATGCTCGGCCCTTCCGGCACCGGCAAGTCGGTCTTCCTCAAGACCCTCATCGGCCTGCTCAAGCCCGACAAGGGCTCGGTCATCATCGAGGGCACCGACATCGCGAGCTGCTCGGAGAAGGAGCTCTACGAGATCCGGAAGCTCTTCGGCGTGCTGTTCCAGGACGGCGCGATGTTCGGCTCGATGAACCTCTACGACAACGTCGCCTTCCCCCTGCGCGAGCACACCAAGAAGTCCGAGTCCGAGGTCCGCTCCATCGTCATGGAGAAGATGGACCTCGTCGGCCTCATCGGCGCCGAGGACAAGCTCCCCGGCGAGATCTCCGGCGGCATGCGCAAGCGCGCCGGCCTGGCCCGCGCGCTGGTGCTCGACCCCGAGATCGTGCTCTTCGACGAGCCGGACTCCGGCCTCGACCCGGTCCGTACCTCGTTCCTCAACCAGCTCATCGTCGACCTCAACGCCCAGATCGACGCGACGTTCCTCATCGTCACCCACGACATCAACACCGCCCGGACCGTGCCGGACAACATCGGCCTGCTCTACCACCGGCACCTGGCGATGTTCGGCCCCCGCGAGATGCTGCTCAGCTCCGAGGAGCCGGTGGTCCGCCAGTTCCTCAACGCCCAGCGCGTCGGCCCGATCGGCATGTCGGAGGAGAAGGACGCCGACGAGCTCGCCGCCGAGGCCGACCAGGAGCTGCCCCCGCTGCCGCCCATCCCGATGCAGCTCGAGCCCTCCAACGGCATCCCGCGGCGCAGCCAGCGCGAGCCGGGCGCCTGGTGCCGCGAGAACGGCATCACCCCGCCGCCGGGGTCGTTCGAGGAGAACATGACCATGACGACGGGGGCCTGA
- a CDS encoding MlaE family ABC transporter permease has protein sequence MAQLTATRVLRPVGTAGKLFAFGLDVGRGLFRRPFQLREFLQQAWFIASVTIIPTALVAIPFGAVIALQVGGLIKQFGAQSFTGSASVLAVIQQAGPIATALLIAGAGGSAIAADLGARRIREELDAMMVLGIDPIQRLVVPRVLACMLVAVFLNGMVSVVGVAGGYVFNVVLQDGTPGAYLASFTALAQLPDLWVGMLKALVFGFIAAIVASYKGMNAGGGPKGVGDAVNESVVITFLLLFIVNFVLSTIYLQLVPPKTG, from the coding sequence TTGGCCCAGCTCACCGCCACCCGCGTCCTCCGGCCCGTCGGCACCGCAGGCAAGCTCTTCGCCTTCGGCCTCGACGTCGGCCGCGGACTGTTCCGCAGACCCTTCCAGCTGCGTGAGTTCCTCCAGCAGGCATGGTTCATCGCCTCGGTCACGATCATCCCGACCGCGTTGGTCGCCATCCCCTTCGGCGCGGTCATCGCGCTCCAGGTCGGCGGCCTGATCAAGCAGTTCGGTGCGCAGTCGTTCACCGGCTCCGCCTCCGTGCTCGCGGTCATCCAGCAGGCCGGCCCGATCGCGACCGCCCTGCTCATCGCCGGCGCCGGCGGCTCGGCGATCGCGGCCGACCTCGGCGCGCGTCGGATCCGCGAGGAGCTCGACGCGATGATGGTGCTGGGCATCGACCCGATCCAGCGACTGGTCGTGCCCCGCGTGCTGGCCTGCATGCTCGTGGCGGTCTTCCTCAACGGCATGGTCAGCGTCGTCGGCGTCGCCGGCGGCTATGTCTTCAACGTCGTCCTCCAGGACGGCACCCCCGGCGCCTACCTGGCCAGCTTCACCGCGCTCGCGCAGCTGCCCGACCTGTGGGTCGGCATGCTCAAGGCGCTGGTGTTCGGCTTCATCGCCGCCATCGTGGCGTCGTACAAGGGCATGAACGCCGGCGGCGGGCCCAAGGGGGTGGGCGACGCGGTCAACGAGTCGGTCGTCATCACCTTCCTGCTGCTCTTCATCGTCAACTTCGTCCTCAGCACGATCTACCTCCAGCTCGTGCCCCCGAAGACAGGCTGA
- a CDS encoding MlaE family ABC transporter permease — protein sequence MASIKSVVQRPLGQLDTLGGQLAFYVRVLQATPRSIARYPREIMRILAEVTLGSGALAVIGGTVGVIIGMTFFTGAQVGLSGYAALNQLGTAAFSGFVSAYFNTREIAPLVAGIALAATVGCGFTAQLGAMRISEEVDALEVMAIPSMPFLVATRVIGGLIAIVPLYVVGLLSSYFASRLVVTQFYGQSTGTYDHYFNQFLPPGDVLWSFGKVLVFAVVVILIHCYHGYNASGGPAGVGVAVGRAVRTSIVAINVIDLFLSMAIWGTTTTVRLAG from the coding sequence GTGGCCAGCATCAAGTCCGTGGTCCAGCGCCCGCTGGGCCAGCTCGACACCCTCGGCGGGCAGCTCGCGTTCTACGTGCGCGTGCTCCAGGCGACGCCGCGCTCGATCGCGCGCTACCCCCGCGAGATCATGCGGATCCTGGCCGAGGTCACCCTCGGATCGGGGGCGCTCGCGGTCATCGGCGGCACCGTCGGCGTGATCATCGGGATGACGTTCTTCACCGGCGCGCAGGTCGGGCTGTCCGGTTACGCCGCGCTCAACCAGCTCGGCACCGCGGCCTTCTCCGGCTTCGTCTCGGCCTACTTCAACACCCGCGAGATCGCCCCGCTGGTCGCGGGCATCGCGCTCGCGGCCACGGTCGGCTGCGGCTTCACCGCCCAGCTCGGCGCGATGCGCATCTCCGAGGAGGTCGACGCCCTCGAGGTGATGGCGATCCCCTCGATGCCGTTCCTCGTGGCCACGCGCGTCATCGGCGGGCTGATCGCGATCGTCCCGCTGTACGTCGTCGGGCTGCTGTCGTCGTACTTCGCCAGCCGGCTGGTGGTCACCCAGTTCTACGGGCAGTCGACCGGCACCTACGACCACTACTTCAACCAGTTCCTGCCACCCGGGGACGTGTTGTGGTCCTTCGGCAAGGTCCTGGTCTTCGCGGTGGTCGTGATCCTCATCCACTGCTACCACGGCTACAACGCCTCCGGCGGTCCCGCCGGGGTGGGCGTGGCCGTGGGCCGCGCCGTCCGCACCAGCATCGTGGCCATCAACGTCATCGACCTGTTCCTGTCGATGGCGATCTGGGGCACCACCACGACCGTGAGACTGGCGGGGTGA
- a CDS encoding MCE family protein has protein sequence MILRRTKLLGVIFLALIVLSVWLVYGVFTKKFSTYDEVTLQTSNIGLQLPQRADVKIRGVIVGEVLDLEVDAEGAEVTLGLYPEKRDTIPANVTGSIVPKTLFGEKYVSLVVPEDAQDRPIEPGATIERTQVSTEVEEVLEDLYPLLRTVQPAQLNRTLTAIATALEGRGDALGDNLETLDSYLKRINPEIPRLVEDLRLTAEVSGVYSDVLPEVGSILEDTVLTTGTLEDREDKLNALFDDVASFSGVAETFLEDNEDNLITLGEVSEPFLRTLSKYSTEFPCLLRGLVNAGKRQAEAFRGFELHIVLELLPNQPRPYDSADRPVFADDRGPSCLHLPNPPWSQDNPVRHQPDFRDGINRPTGKGTSRVAPGSFLGGQGYAGTEAEAAVLKSLLAPGLGTTADAVDDLGPLLVAPMARGAEVSVR, from the coding sequence GTGATCCTTCGTCGCACCAAGCTGCTCGGCGTCATCTTCCTGGCGCTGATCGTGCTGTCGGTCTGGCTCGTCTACGGCGTCTTCACCAAGAAGTTCTCCACCTACGACGAGGTGACCCTGCAGACCTCCAACATCGGCCTGCAGCTGCCGCAGCGCGCGGACGTCAAGATCCGCGGCGTCATCGTCGGGGAGGTCCTCGACCTCGAGGTCGACGCCGAGGGCGCCGAGGTCACGCTGGGTCTCTACCCCGAGAAGCGGGACACGATCCCGGCGAACGTGACCGGATCGATCGTCCCCAAGACGCTCTTCGGCGAGAAGTACGTCTCCCTCGTCGTGCCCGAGGACGCCCAGGACCGGCCGATCGAGCCGGGCGCGACCATCGAGCGCACCCAGGTCTCGACCGAGGTCGAGGAGGTCCTCGAGGACCTCTACCCGCTGCTGCGGACCGTCCAGCCCGCCCAGCTCAACCGCACCCTGACCGCGATCGCGACCGCGCTCGAGGGCCGGGGCGACGCGCTGGGGGACAACCTGGAGACCCTGGACAGCTACCTCAAGCGGATCAACCCCGAGATCCCGCGGCTGGTCGAGGACCTGCGGCTGACCGCCGAGGTCTCCGGTGTCTACTCCGACGTGCTGCCCGAGGTGGGCTCGATCCTCGAGGACACCGTCCTGACCACCGGCACGCTCGAGGACCGCGAGGACAAGCTGAACGCCCTCTTCGACGATGTCGCGTCCTTCTCCGGCGTCGCGGAGACCTTCCTCGAGGACAACGAGGACAACCTGATCACCCTCGGCGAGGTCAGCGAGCCCTTCCTGCGGACGCTGTCGAAGTACTCCACCGAGTTCCCGTGCCTGCTGCGCGGCCTGGTCAACGCCGGCAAGCGCCAGGCCGAGGCGTTCCGCGGCTTCGAGCTGCACATCGTCCTCGAGCTGCTGCCCAACCAGCCGCGGCCCTACGACAGCGCCGACCGCCCGGTCTTCGCCGACGACCGCGGCCCCAGCTGCCTGCACCTGCCCAACCCGCCCTGGAGCCAGGACAACCCCGTGCGCCACCAGCCCGACTTCCGCGACGGCATCAACCGGCCCACCGGCAAGGGCACCTCCCGCGTCGCGCCGGGCTCCTTCCTCGGCGGCCAGGGGTACGCCGGCACCGAGGCCGAGGCCGCGGTGCTCAAGAGCCTGCTGGCGCCGGGCCTCGGCACGACCGCCGACGCCGTCGACGACCTCGGCCCGCTGCTGGTGGCGCCGATGGCCCGCGGGGCGGAGGTGTCGGTGCGATGA
- a CDS encoding MCE family protein yields MSLLDKRTTIDLTKLLVFMVTTALATGLLIVVIGNLSFGATREYKAVFVDATGVVKGDDVRVAGVKVGTVREVDIVDRTRAQVTFSVDEDTSLSGATNASIRYRNLVGQRYISLTQGIGETDELEEGSTIPVDRTSPALDLTVLFNGFKPLFQALSPDDINKLSYEIVQVFQGEGGTLEGLLASTASVTQTLADRDQVIGDLITNLDRVLERLGDRDDQLSELIVNFRQFVGGLKTDRQAILSSLDQISALSDETADLVKGVRTPFIEDIKQLRRVTENIDRNKAELDRALQVLPIKLNKVGRTAIYGSFFNFYLCHFKGNVRLPANISVPVTYSVGSERCDLG; encoded by the coding sequence ATGAGCCTGCTCGACAAGCGCACCACCATCGACCTCACCAAGCTGCTGGTCTTCATGGTGACGACCGCGCTGGCCACCGGCCTGCTGATCGTCGTCATCGGCAACCTCTCCTTCGGGGCGACCCGGGAGTACAAGGCGGTCTTCGTCGACGCCACCGGCGTGGTCAAGGGCGACGACGTCCGCGTCGCCGGGGTCAAGGTCGGCACCGTCCGCGAGGTCGACATCGTCGACCGCACCCGGGCCCAGGTGACCTTCAGCGTGGACGAGGACACCTCGCTCAGCGGAGCCACCAACGCCTCGATCCGCTACCGCAACCTCGTCGGCCAGCGCTACATCTCCTTGACCCAGGGCATCGGCGAGACCGACGAGCTGGAGGAGGGCTCGACGATCCCGGTCGACCGCACCTCCCCGGCGCTGGACCTCACCGTGCTGTTCAACGGCTTCAAGCCGCTGTTCCAGGCGCTCTCGCCCGACGACATCAACAAGCTCTCCTACGAGATCGTCCAGGTCTTCCAGGGCGAGGGCGGCACGCTCGAGGGCCTGCTCGCGAGCACCGCCTCGGTGACCCAGACCCTGGCCGACCGCGACCAGGTGATCGGCGACCTGATCACCAACCTCGACCGGGTGCTCGAGCGGCTCGGCGACCGCGACGACCAGCTCTCGGAGCTGATCGTGAACTTCCGCCAGTTCGTCGGCGGCCTCAAGACCGACCGGCAGGCGATCCTGTCCTCCCTCGACCAGATCTCCGCGCTCTCCGACGAGACGGCCGACCTGGTCAAGGGCGTCCGGACGCCGTTCATCGAGGACATCAAGCAGCTGCGCCGGGTGACCGAGAACATCGACCGCAACAAGGCCGAGCTCGACCGGGCCCTGCAGGTGCTGCCGATCAAGCTCAACAAGGTCGGCCGGACCGCGATCTACGGGTCGTTCTTCAACTTCTACCTCTGCCACTTCAAGGGGAACGTGCGCCTGCCCGCGAACATCTCGGTCCCGGTCACCTACTCGGTCGGCTCGGAGAGGTGTGATCTGGGATGA
- a CDS encoding MCE family protein: MKPFRERNPVIIGAISILVLVALLMAAFRAQDLPIIGGGETYHARFAEAGGLKPDDEVRIAGVRVGKVESVTLKDGEVDVAFKIKTDSDFGDLTRASIRVKTLLGAMFLALEPAGKGQLEAGSTIPEERTTSPYDVVEAFEGLAETSADIDTDQLAASLTTLADLTRNTPEEFRAALDGVSALSETIASRDTELNSLLKNLRRVSSVLDERDGDLVALMKDADVLFRALLKRRDSVHRLLVATSTLSKELTALVEGTREDLAPALANLESVVGVLTKNEDNIDNSLRLMAPFYRVFANTLGNGPWFDTYIQNLPPVPDLANGGGIG, translated from the coding sequence ATGAAGCCCTTCCGCGAGCGCAACCCGGTGATCATCGGGGCGATCAGCATCCTCGTGCTGGTGGCCCTGCTGATGGCCGCCTTCCGCGCCCAGGACCTCCCGATCATCGGCGGCGGCGAGACCTACCACGCCCGCTTCGCCGAGGCCGGCGGGCTCAAGCCCGACGACGAGGTCCGCATCGCGGGCGTCCGCGTCGGCAAGGTCGAGAGCGTCACGCTGAAGGACGGCGAGGTCGACGTCGCCTTCAAGATCAAGACCGACTCCGACTTCGGCGACCTGACCCGGGCCTCGATCCGGGTCAAGACGCTGCTCGGCGCGATGTTCCTCGCCCTCGAGCCGGCCGGGAAGGGCCAGCTGGAGGCCGGGAGCACCATCCCGGAGGAGCGCACGACCTCGCCGTACGACGTCGTCGAGGCGTTCGAGGGCCTGGCCGAGACCTCCGCCGACATCGACACCGACCAGCTGGCCGCGTCGCTGACCACGCTGGCCGACCTGACCCGCAACACCCCCGAGGAGTTCCGTGCGGCGCTCGACGGCGTCTCGGCGCTCTCCGAGACCATCGCCTCGCGCGACACCGAGCTGAACTCGCTGCTCAAGAACCTGCGCCGGGTCTCCTCGGTGCTCGACGAGCGCGACGGCGACCTCGTCGCCTTGATGAAGGACGCCGACGTGCTCTTCCGCGCGCTGCTGAAGCGGCGCGACTCCGTCCACCGGCTGCTCGTCGCGACCTCGACGCTGTCCAAGGAGCTCACCGCGCTCGTCGAGGGCACGCGTGAGGACCTCGCCCCGGCCCTGGCCAACCTGGAGAGCGTCGTCGGCGTGCTGACCAAGAACGAGGACAACATCGACAACAGCCTGCGGCTGATGGCGCCCTTCTACCGCGTCTTCGCCAACACCCTCGGCAACGGTCCCTGGTTCGACACCTACATCCAGAACCTGCCGCCGGTGCCGGACCTGGCCAACGGAGGTGGGATCGGATGA